In the Streptomyces fradiae ATCC 10745 = DSM 40063 genome, one interval contains:
- a CDS encoding inorganic phosphate transporter encodes MDTFALVVTIGVALFFTYTNGFHDSANAIATSVSTRALTPRAALLMAAVMNLAGAFMGSGVAKTVSEGIIATPTGDKGMGILFAALVGAIVWNLVTWYFGLPSSSSHALFGGMVGAALAGGTEVIWGGVLEKIVIPMFVSPFVGLIIGYLVMAAIMWIFRRSGPHKTKRGFRIAQTVSAAAMALGHGLQDAQKTMGIVVMALVIADVEQSGDPIPLWVKVASALMLSLGTYAGGWRIMRTLGRRIIELDPPQGFAAETTAASVMYSASFMFHAPISTTHVITSAIMGVGATKRINAVRWGVAKNIVLGWFITMPAAAAVAAVSFFAVRIFFG; translated from the coding sequence ACCTTCGCACTGGTCGTGACCATCGGGGTCGCGCTCTTCTTCACGTACACCAACGGCTTCCACGACTCGGCGAACGCCATCGCCACCTCCGTGTCGACGCGGGCGCTCACCCCGCGGGCCGCGCTGCTGATGGCGGCGGTCATGAACCTCGCCGGCGCCTTCATGGGCAGCGGCGTCGCGAAGACCGTCAGCGAGGGCATCATCGCCACGCCGACCGGCGACAAGGGGATGGGCATCCTCTTCGCCGCGCTGGTCGGCGCGATCGTCTGGAACCTGGTCACCTGGTACTTCGGGCTGCCGTCCTCGTCCTCGCACGCCCTCTTCGGCGGCATGGTCGGCGCGGCGCTGGCCGGCGGGACGGAGGTCATCTGGGGCGGGGTCCTCGAGAAGATCGTCATCCCGATGTTCGTCTCCCCGTTCGTCGGCCTGATCATCGGCTACCTGGTGATGGCCGCCATCATGTGGATCTTCCGCAGGTCGGGCCCGCACAAGACCAAGCGCGGCTTCCGCATCGCGCAGACCGTCTCCGCCGCGGCCATGGCGCTGGGCCACGGCCTCCAGGACGCCCAGAAGACCATGGGCATCGTGGTGATGGCGCTGGTCATCGCCGACGTCGAGCAGTCCGGCGACCCGATCCCGCTGTGGGTGAAGGTCGCCAGCGCGCTGATGCTGTCGCTCGGCACGTACGCGGGCGGCTGGCGGATCATGCGCACGCTCGGCCGCCGGATCATCGAGCTGGACCCGCCGCAGGGCTTCGCGGCCGAGACGACGGCGGCGTCCGTCATGTACTCGGCGTCGTTCATGTTCCACGCGCCGATCTCCACGACCCATGTCATCACCTCGGCGATCATGGGTGTGGGCGCCACGAAGCGGATCAACGCGGTCCGCTGGGGCGTCGCCAAGAACATCGTGCTCGGCTGGTTCATCACCATGCCGGCCGCCGCCGCGGTG